Proteins found in one Sulfolobales archaeon genomic segment:
- the hisF gene encoding imidazole glycerol phosphate synthase subunit HisF, with amino-acid sequence MVTIRIIPCLDMDKGVVVKGRSFLDLRVVGDPVELARRYEEEGADEIAVLDISASPEGREFSLDALKRIAREISIPILAGGGIRSIEDAEKLFRAGADKVSVNTYAVKRPELIREISSKYGSQSTVVAIDARRVGNRYKVYIGGGRVETDLDPFSWASKAVDLGAGEILLTSIDADGSRSGYDLELIRGVSSSVSVPVIASGGAGSPEDMAMAIIAGASAVLAASIFHYGIYRIYDVKKYLADKGFQVRI; translated from the coding sequence ATGGTTACCATAAGGATCATCCCGTGCCTTGATATGGATAAAGGTGTTGTTGTGAAGGGAAGGAGCTTCCTAGATCTACGAGTTGTTGGAGACCCCGTAGAGCTGGCAAGGAGATATGAGGAGGAGGGTGCTGATGAAATAGCTGTGCTAGATATAAGCGCATCTCCAGAGGGTAGGGAGTTCTCACTCGACGCGCTGAAGAGGATAGCTAGGGAGATCTCGATACCAATATTGGCTGGGGGAGGCATCAGAAGTATTGAAGATGCGGAGAAGCTCTTCAGAGCCGGGGCTGACAAGGTTAGTGTGAATACATATGCTGTTAAAAGGCCGGAGCTGATAAGGGAGATATCATCGAAATACGGGTCTCAATCAACAGTTGTTGCGATAGATGCTAGGAGGGTTGGGAATAGGTATAAAGTATATATAGGGGGTGGAAGGGTTGAAACAGATCTAGACCCCTTTTCATGGGCATCAAAGGCCGTAGATCTAGGTGCTGGTGAGATCCTCCTCACATCGATAGACGCGGATGGATCTAGATCAGGCTATGATCTCGAGTTAATAAGGGGGGTCTCAAGCTCTGTCAGTGTTCCAGTAATAGCCAGCGGTGGCGCCGGATCCCCTGAGGATATGGCTATGGCAATCATAGCCGGGGCCTCTGCGGTTCTCGCAGCATCGATCTTCCACTATGGGATCTACAGGATCTATGATGTTAAGAAATACCTAGCTGATAAGGGATTTCAGGTGAGGATCTAG
- the hisI gene encoding phosphoribosyl-AMP cyclohydrolase, with amino-acid sequence MKEIEDLLREIDFEKGGGLVPVIVQDAITKEVLMLGYANREALLKTIETGYAHFWSRSRGRLWMKGETSGNLLRVEEILIDCDGDSIIYIARPSGPVCHTGNRSCFFKSYRISMRPLHPK; translated from the coding sequence ATGAAGGAGATAGAAGATCTCCTAAGAGAGATAGACTTTGAAAAGGGGGGAGGCCTTGTCCCAGTTATTGTTCAGGATGCCATTACAAAGGAGGTCTTGATGCTTGGATACGCTAACCGAGAGGCCCTTTTAAAGACAATAGAAACTGGCTATGCACACTTCTGGAGCAGATCCAGAGGCAGGCTTTGGATGAAGGGCGAGACATCGGGGAATCTTCTGAGGGTTGAAGAGATACTTATAGACTGTGATGGCGACTCTATCATCTATATCGCAAGACCCTCGGGGCCTGTATGTCATACGGGGAATAGGAGTTGTTTCTTCAAAAGCTATAGGATTTCTATGAGGCCTCTCCACCCTAAATAG
- a CDS encoding LD-carboxypeptidase — MRARIKPPKIKPGSKIYLVAPSSYPVYPNMNLSLGIEILRKQGFSIIAGESVKYAMRRWYLSAPDEVRARDIVEGFKRDDVGAIWCVRGGAGGLRLLDLIDYDVIERNPKPFIGFSDVTSLQNALYSRIGLVSIHGEMIATTPKLGDEIGMRRYQKNLEMVIKILMGEVLELAPPEEGPFPKTINPGRASGEVVGGNLIIFTLLQGTRYAVNTEGKILFIEDIREDAWRVDNYLTALAHGGHLQRASGIIFGEFPEPEVRAPTPSLEEVIVDRARRYVASPSFINFPCCHGGDEHGHHVYPLPIGGRVSIDADNGVVYMEEPAVE, encoded by the coding sequence CCAGGATAAAGCCTCCTAAGATAAAACCTGGATCTAAGATCTATCTTGTTGCACCCTCGAGCTACCCAGTATATCCAAATATGAATCTCAGCCTCGGCATAGAGATCCTTAGGAAGCAGGGTTTTAGCATCATAGCTGGGGAGAGCGTTAAATATGCTATGAGGAGATGGTATCTATCAGCCCCTGATGAGGTGAGGGCTAGGGATATTGTTGAGGGGTTTAAGAGGGATGATGTGGGAGCTATATGGTGTGTTAGAGGCGGCGCGGGCGGCCTCAGGCTATTGGATCTAATAGACTATGATGTGATCGAGAGGAATCCCAAGCCATTCATAGGTTTCAGCGATGTTACCAGCCTGCAGAACGCCCTATACTCTAGGATAGGGCTTGTAAGTATACATGGTGAGATGATAGCCACCACCCCCAAGCTAGGTGATGAGATAGGTATGAGGAGGTATCAGAAAAACCTGGAGATGGTGATAAAGATCCTCATGGGAGAGGTGCTCGAACTAGCGCCACCAGAAGAAGGGCCATTCCCAAAGACCATAAACCCTGGGAGAGCCTCTGGAGAGGTTGTCGGTGGAAACCTAATCATATTCACACTTCTACAGGGCACAAGATATGCTGTGAACACAGAGGGGAAGATATTATTTATAGAGGATATAAGGGAGGATGCGTGGAGGGTGGATAACTATCTCACAGCACTAGCCCATGGAGGCCATCTACAGAGAGCATCTGGGATCATATTCGGCGAATTCCCAGAGCCAGAGGTGAGAGCCCCAACACCGAGTCTGGAGGAGGTTATAGTGGATAGGGCTAGGAGATATGTGGCCTCGCCATCCTTCATAAACTTCCCATGCTGCCACGGGGGAGATGAGCATGGGCACCATGTATATCCACTACCCATAGGGGGTAGAGTCTCTATAGATGCTGACAATGGCGTGGTATATATGGAGGAGCCAGCTGTAGAGTAG